One window from the genome of Schistocerca piceifrons isolate TAMUIC-IGC-003096 chromosome 8, iqSchPice1.1, whole genome shotgun sequence encodes:
- the LOC124712033 gene encoding venom protease-like, producing the protein MLRSQPVMMYLWAAASIILLVDHCYGAKSDDVELYQSQCPSDDEYVHYSCVASDKCSTLRARSSIHFCDRGDERLICCPLPAQKANKCGQPLANKPPSSRLVAAVIGGISLRSAILSPWMVAVGQRTRNGSIDWYCGGALIQEDRVLTAAHCTLRRKPDVVRVGELDFARSDDRAAPQDVTISAVKVHPFYQPPEHYHDIAVLQLANPVEPNQYISTICLPQLGDNDDELSGKTAMLYGWGLLGFGGERPDTLQEASVIIFNNSVCNEQYSRPSVPKQRYPQGIIDSQLCAGHEEGGKDACQGDSGGPLVLQNGGVYTVVGIVSSGVGCGSKSFPGIYTRVSSYVTWIQKQL; encoded by the exons ATGCTGAGGTCTCAGCCTGTCATGATGTACCTGTGGGCAGCTGCCAGCATTATCCTCTTGGTTGATCACTGCT ATGGTGCAAAATCAGATGATGTGGAACTGTATCAGTCTCAGTGTCCTTCTGATGATGAGTATGTGCATTATAGTTGTGTTGCCAGTGATAAATGCAGCACTCTCAGAGCACGTTCCAGCATACATTTCTGTGATCGAGGTGATGAGCGCCTAATCTGCTGTCCTCTGCCTGCACAAAAAGCGAATA AATGTGGTCAGCCATTAGCAAACAAACCTCCGTCTAGTCGTCTTGTAGCTGCTGTTATAGGAGGCATTTCATTAAGGAGTGCTATTTTGTCTCCATGGATG GTTGCAGTTGGGCAGCGAACTAGGAATGGGTCAATTGACTGGTATTGTGGAGGAGCCCTCATTCAGGAAGATAGGGTACTTACAGCAGCACACTGTACTCTTAGAAG GAAACCAGATGTCGTGCGTGTAGGAGAATTGGATTTTGCACGCAGTGACGACAGGGCTGCACCTCAAGATGTAACCATATCAGCTGTGAAGGTACATCCATTTTATCAACCACCAGAGCATTATCATGACATTGCTGTGCTGCAGCTTGCTAATCCTGTGGAACCAAACCAGTATATCAGTACCATTTGTCTTCCACAATTAGGAGACAATGATGATGAATTAAGTGGAAAGACTGCAATGCTTTATGGTTGGGGACTCCTTGGATTTG GTGGAGAAAGACCAGATACACTTCAGGAAGCAAGCGTTATAATCTTTAACAATTCAGTGTGTAATGAACAATATTCGCGACCATCAGTTCCAAAACAGAGATATCCTCAGGGAATTATTGACTCTCAGTTATGTGCTGGTCATGAAGAAggtggaaaagatgcctgtcag GGTGACTCTGGTGGTCCACTTGTCTTACAAAATGGTGGTGTTTACACAGTGGTCGGAATTGTCTCCTCTGGAGTTGGATGTGGATCCAAGTCATTTCCTGGAATTTATACTAGAGTCTCATCATATGTCACATGGATTCAAAAACAACTGTAA